A window of the Vibrio fluvialis genome harbors these coding sequences:
- the ftsH gene encoding ATP-dependent zinc metalloprotease FtsH, translating into MAKNLILWLVIAVVLMSVFQSFGPGDSNGRTIDYTTFVQEVGQGQIQEAQFNNSEISFTRRGGSTRYVTYMPVYDQKLLDDLINQNVKVQGTPPEEQSLLGTIFISWFPMILLIGVWIFFMRQMQGGGGKGAMSFGKSKARMMSEEQIKTTFGDVAGCDEAKEDVKELVDYLRDPSRFQKLGGKIPTGVLMVGPPGTGKTLLAKAIAGEAKVPFFTISGSDFVEMFVGVGASRVRDMFEQAKKAAPCIIFIDEIDAVGRQRGAGVGGGHDEREQTLNQMLVEMDGFEGNEGIIVIAATNRPDVLDPALLRPGRFDRQVVVGLPDVRGREQILKVHMRKVPLAGDVEPSLIARGTPGFSGADLANLVNEAALFAARGNKRNVSMVEFELAKDKIMMGAERRSMVMSEETKESTAYHEAGHAIVGRLVPEHDPVYKVSIIPRGRALGVTMYLPEQDRVSMSKQHLESMISSLYGGRLAEELIYGVEKVSTGASNDIERATDIARKMVTQWGFSEKLGPMLYAEEEGEVFLGRSVTQTKHMSDDTAKLIDDEVRKIIDRNYERARKILIDNMDIMHSMKDALMKYETIDAGQIDDLMARKEDIREPAGWGDRANATPQDKVEPEVKAEEPAATAAPSDEQTTDQESAQPADKKDAE; encoded by the coding sequence ATGGCAAAAAATTTAATTCTGTGGCTTGTGATTGCGGTCGTACTGATGTCTGTGTTCCAGAGCTTTGGCCCTGGTGACAGTAACGGCAGAACCATCGATTACACCACATTTGTACAGGAAGTTGGCCAAGGCCAGATTCAGGAAGCTCAATTCAATAACAGTGAAATTTCTTTCACCCGTCGTGGTGGAAGTACTCGCTACGTCACTTACATGCCAGTGTATGACCAGAAGTTGCTGGATGACCTGATTAATCAGAACGTCAAAGTTCAAGGCACACCTCCGGAAGAGCAAAGTTTACTGGGCACCATCTTTATCTCTTGGTTCCCGATGATTCTGCTTATCGGTGTATGGATTTTCTTCATGCGTCAAATGCAGGGCGGCGGCGGCAAAGGCGCAATGTCCTTTGGTAAGAGCAAAGCTCGCATGATGAGCGAAGAGCAGATCAAAACCACGTTTGGTGATGTCGCTGGTTGTGACGAAGCCAAAGAAGACGTGAAAGAACTAGTGGATTATCTGCGTGATCCGAGCCGCTTCCAGAAACTGGGCGGTAAGATTCCGACGGGTGTTCTGATGGTGGGTCCTCCAGGTACTGGTAAAACCTTGCTGGCTAAAGCGATTGCCGGTGAAGCGAAAGTCCCATTCTTCACAATCTCCGGTTCTGATTTCGTTGAAATGTTTGTTGGTGTCGGTGCCTCTCGTGTGCGTGACATGTTCGAGCAAGCGAAAAAAGCCGCACCATGTATCATCTTTATTGACGAGATCGATGCTGTAGGTCGCCAACGTGGTGCGGGTGTCGGTGGTGGTCACGATGAACGTGAACAAACCCTGAATCAGATGCTGGTTGAAATGGATGGTTTTGAAGGTAACGAAGGTATTATCGTTATCGCTGCAACCAACCGTCCGGACGTACTTGACCCTGCACTGCTGCGTCCTGGCCGTTTCGACCGTCAGGTTGTTGTTGGGCTACCCGATGTTCGTGGTCGTGAACAAATTCTGAAAGTACACATGCGTAAAGTACCGCTGGCTGGCGATGTGGAACCTTCGCTGATTGCTCGTGGTACGCCAGGTTTCTCGGGGGCTGATCTTGCGAACCTTGTGAACGAAGCGGCTCTGTTTGCTGCTCGTGGTAACAAACGCAACGTTTCGATGGTTGAGTTTGAACTGGCCAAAGACAAAATCATGATGGGTGCTGAGCGCCGTTCAATGGTGATGTCTGAAGAGACTAAAGAATCGACGGCTTACCATGAAGCGGGTCACGCTATTGTTGGTCGCTTGGTTCCTGAGCACGACCCTGTTTATAAAGTGTCGATCATTCCACGTGGTCGCGCTCTTGGTGTGACTATGTATCTGCCAGAGCAAGACCGAGTGAGTATGTCTAAACAGCATCTCGAGTCGATGATTTCCAGCCTGTATGGTGGTCGTTTGGCGGAAGAACTGATTTACGGCGTTGAAAAAGTGTCTACGGGTGCGTCTAACGACATTGAACGTGCGACAGATATTGCGCGTAAGATGGTGACGCAATGGGGCTTCTCGGAAAAACTGGGCCCTATGCTGTATGCGGAAGAAGAAGGCGAAGTATTCTTAGGCCGCAGTGTAACGCAGACTAAGCACATGTCAGATGACACCGCGAAACTGATAGACGATGAAGTTCGTAAGATCATCGATCGCAACTACGAGCGTGCACGCAAAATTCTGATCGACAATATGGATATCATGCATTCAATGAAAGATGCACTGATGAAGTATGAGACGATTGATGCGGGTCAGATCGATGATCTGATGGCTCGCAAAGAAGATATTCGTGAACCTGCGGGTTGGGGAGACCGTGCGAATGCGACGCCTCAGGATAAAGTAGAGCCAGAAGTGAAAGCCGAAGAGCCGGCTGCTACTGCTGCTCCGTCTGATGAGCAAACCACAGACCAAGAGTCAGCACAACCAGCTGACAAGAAAGACGCAGAGTAA
- the rlmE gene encoding 23S rRNA (uridine(2552)-2'-O)-methyltransferase RlmE — translation MSKQKHSASSGRWLKEHFDDKYVNEAKKKGYRSRAIFKIEEIQSKDKLLQPGMTVVDLGAAPGGWSQYAVGIVGDEGKVIACDILPMDSIAGVSFLQGDFREEAVLDALLERIQPDMVDVVMSDMAPNMAGNLSVDQPRAMYLVELALDMCRQVLSPNGSFVVKVFQGEGFDQYVKDVRDMFKAVKIRKPDSSRARSREVYIVATGYKG, via the coding sequence ATGAGTAAACAGAAGCATTCGGCGAGCTCCGGCCGCTGGTTGAAAGAACATTTTGACGACAAATACGTAAACGAAGCTAAAAAGAAAGGTTATCGTTCACGTGCTATCTTCAAAATAGAAGAGATTCAAAGTAAAGATAAATTATTGCAGCCAGGCATGACAGTCGTCGACTTAGGCGCCGCGCCAGGGGGCTGGTCGCAATATGCAGTTGGAATCGTTGGTGACGAGGGGAAAGTGATTGCTTGCGATATTTTGCCGATGGATTCCATTGCTGGTGTTTCATTCCTGCAGGGCGACTTCCGTGAGGAAGCGGTATTGGATGCGCTGCTGGAACGGATCCAACCGGATATGGTTGACGTAGTAATGTCTGATATGGCGCCAAATATGGCGGGTAACCTGTCCGTGGACCAACCACGAGCTATGTATCTGGTGGAATTAGCTTTAGATATGTGTCGACAAGTTCTTTCACCTAATGGTAGTTTTGTGGTCAAAGTGTTCCAGGGCGAAGGGTTTGACCAGTATGTCAAGGATGTCCGAGACATGTTCAAAGCGGTTAAAATCCGTAAACCCGATTCTTCAAGGGCGCGTTCCCGCGAAGTCTACATCGTCGCCACCGGTTACAAAGGTTAA
- the dacB gene encoding serine-type D-Ala-D-Ala carboxypeptidase, whose product MSLFQPRQFCVVSFSLYCVFFSVAGSAQLNTQSLPNGARTGLLIQSLNNAEPSERLQTGEYFPPASTLKVITALASQLELGPDFRFETTLAVSGNNAALVFSGDPTLKTDDVKTLLRALKQQQGSTITGDLWLDNRRFTGYERAVGWPWDVMGVCYSAPVSTINLDGNCIQASIYTQDDGRTRVFVPEHYPVHVISEARSVSDTEQQSQHCDLELTTSPENHYRLAGCLPSRTKPLPLKFAVQNTDLYAQRLVYKLLNQLGITLKGEVRIGALPGKTAQVIATHQSESLTQLLDTMLKDSDNLIADTLTKTLGHHFFLQPGSFTNGTEAIKQIIFARTGISLADAQLTDGSGLSRNNRIRLDSMRQILIYVWQHDQELGLIDLLPVAGESGTLKYRRSMRSDEVKGKIKGKSGSLYGTHNMVGFGLDKQGKPETLFIQYVTDYFPPESQTELPVEAPITQFESGFYHQVLSLSQAHDSRQ is encoded by the coding sequence ATGTCTTTATTTCAACCCCGACAATTCTGTGTCGTTTCCTTCTCCCTGTACTGTGTTTTCTTTTCCGTAGCGGGTTCGGCGCAGCTAAACACGCAATCTTTACCGAACGGCGCTCGCACTGGGCTGCTTATCCAGTCGCTCAATAACGCAGAGCCGAGTGAACGTCTGCAAACCGGAGAGTATTTTCCGCCAGCCAGCACATTAAAAGTGATCACCGCATTAGCGAGCCAGTTAGAGTTAGGGCCGGATTTTCGCTTTGAAACGACATTAGCCGTTTCCGGAAATAACGCAGCGCTGGTGTTCAGTGGAGATCCCACGCTCAAAACCGACGATGTGAAAACACTGCTCAGAGCACTCAAACAACAGCAAGGATCGACCATCACGGGCGACTTATGGCTTGATAATCGCCGCTTTACCGGATACGAGCGCGCGGTCGGTTGGCCCTGGGACGTCATGGGCGTATGTTACAGTGCTCCGGTCAGCACGATTAATCTTGATGGAAACTGCATTCAGGCATCCATTTATACTCAGGATGATGGCCGAACCCGCGTATTCGTTCCTGAGCATTACCCGGTACATGTGATTTCCGAAGCCCGCAGCGTGAGCGATACCGAACAACAAAGCCAGCATTGCGATTTAGAGCTCACCACATCACCGGAAAACCATTATCGTCTCGCAGGCTGCCTGCCCAGTCGAACAAAGCCTCTACCGCTGAAATTCGCCGTGCAGAATACAGATTTGTATGCTCAGCGTCTGGTGTATAAATTGCTCAATCAATTGGGCATCACTTTAAAAGGTGAAGTAAGAATTGGCGCTCTGCCCGGAAAAACCGCTCAAGTGATTGCCACTCACCAATCCGAAAGCCTGACTCAGCTATTGGATACCATGCTTAAAGATTCTGACAATCTGATTGCTGACACGCTGACCAAAACGCTAGGACACCATTTTTTCCTTCAACCAGGCAGCTTTACCAACGGTACCGAAGCGATCAAACAGATCATTTTTGCGCGTACAGGCATTTCACTGGCTGACGCACAGCTCACCGACGGATCCGGCTTATCACGCAACAACCGAATTCGTCTCGACAGCATGCGCCAGATCCTCATCTACGTCTGGCAACACGATCAGGAATTAGGGCTTATCGATTTGCTTCCTGTTGCTGGTGAGAGTGGCACACTCAAATATCGCCGCAGCATGCGCAGCGATGAAGTGAAAGGCAAGATCAAAGGTAAGAGTGGTTCGCTGTACGGTACACACAACATGGTTGGTTTCGGACTGGACAAACAGGGCAAGCCGGAGACACTGTTTATTCAGTATGTCACCGACTATTTCCCGCCAGAGTCCCAAACTGAGCTTCCGGTCGAAGCCCCCATTACTCAGTTTGAGTCCGGATTTTATCATCAGGTTCTCAGCCTAAGCCAAGCACATGATTCACGACAGTAA
- the folP gene encoding dihydropteroate synthase, whose amino-acid sequence MKIQTATKTLELDRPHVMGILNTTPDSFSDGGSYTTLDKALERAQKMIAAGVSIIDIGGESTRPGAPEVSLEEELERVIPIVKAIRERNQDVWISVDTSKAEVMRQSVAAGADLINDIRSLTEPGALEVAATAKVPVCIMHMKGQPKTMQQNPQYGDLMAEVEAFLLERMAACEAAGIARENIILDPGFGFGKSIEHNYHLLANLEQFHRFGLPVLAGMSRKSMIFKLLDKKPADCMVASVTCASIAAMKGAQIIRVHDVEETLEAMTIIETMNKNSIL is encoded by the coding sequence ATGAAAATACAAACTGCAACTAAAACTCTCGAACTTGATCGCCCACATGTAATGGGTATTCTCAACACCACGCCGGATTCTTTCTCTGACGGTGGCAGCTACACCACGCTGGACAAAGCGCTGGAAAGAGCGCAAAAGATGATCGCAGCCGGTGTCAGTATCATCGATATTGGTGGCGAATCGACGAGGCCAGGCGCGCCGGAAGTTAGTTTAGAAGAAGAACTTGAGCGAGTTATCCCAATTGTAAAAGCCATTCGTGAGCGCAATCAGGATGTGTGGATTTCAGTGGATACGAGTAAAGCAGAAGTGATGCGTCAGTCTGTGGCTGCGGGCGCTGATTTGATCAATGATATTCGTTCATTGACCGAGCCGGGTGCGCTTGAAGTCGCCGCGACCGCGAAAGTTCCTGTATGCATCATGCACATGAAAGGCCAGCCGAAGACCATGCAGCAAAATCCGCAATATGGCGATCTAATGGCTGAAGTCGAAGCGTTTCTTCTGGAGCGTATGGCTGCATGTGAGGCAGCAGGTATTGCTCGTGAGAATATTATCCTCGATCCTGGATTTGGCTTTGGTAAATCCATCGAACACAATTATCATCTGCTGGCGAACTTGGAACAGTTCCATCGTTTTGGCTTGCCTGTCTTGGCTGGTATGTCACGCAAATCTATGATTTTTAAATTGTTAGATAAAAAACCCGCGGATTGTATGGTCGCCAGTGTGACTTGTGCATCGATTGCTGCGATGAAAGGTGCGCAGATTATTCGTGTGCATGATGTCGAAGAGACACTGGAAGCGATGACTATCATCGAAACGATGAACAAAAACAGCATATTATAA
- the yhbY gene encoding ribosome assembly RNA-binding protein YhbY — protein sequence MNLSNKQKQHLKALAHNLKPVVLMGGNGLTEAVLAEIEIALDHHELIKVKVVSEDRETKHLIVDAIVRETGAEKVQVIGKVLVLFRPSEQRKIELPRK from the coding sequence ATGAACCTAAGCAACAAACAAAAGCAGCATCTAAAAGCCCTGGCACACAATTTAAAACCGGTTGTGCTGATGGGTGGCAACGGACTTACTGAAGCTGTTTTGGCGGAAATCGAAATTGCGCTTGACCACCACGAACTGATTAAAGTGAAAGTGGTATCAGAGGATCGCGAAACTAAACATCTGATTGTAGATGCAATTGTTCGTGAGACCGGAGCAGAGAAAGTTCAGGTAATCGGCAAAGTATTGGTTCTTTTCCGTCCGTCTGAACAACGTAAAATCGAACTGCCACGCAAGTAA
- the greA gene encoding transcription elongation factor GreA, translating to MEKVPMTLRGEKMLREELDRLLKLRPKISEAIAEARELGDLKENAEYHAAREEQGICEAQIRDIEFKLSVAQVIDVTKLENTGKIIFGSTVTLIDVDTDEEKTYQIVGEDEADIKSGRISVSSPIARGLIGKMEGDEVTISTPGGEKVFEIDRVDYL from the coding sequence ATGGAAAAAGTTCCGATGACACTTCGCGGCGAAAAGATGCTGCGTGAAGAACTGGATAGACTACTTAAGCTTCGTCCGAAGATTTCAGAAGCGATTGCGGAAGCGCGCGAATTGGGCGATCTAAAAGAAAACGCAGAGTATCATGCCGCTCGTGAAGAGCAGGGCATCTGTGAAGCGCAAATTCGCGATATCGAATTCAAGCTGTCAGTGGCTCAAGTTATTGACGTCACCAAACTGGAAAACACTGGCAAAATCATCTTTGGTTCAACCGTGACTCTGATTGACGTTGATACTGATGAAGAGAAAACGTACCAAATCGTGGGCGAAGATGAAGCAGACATCAAATCTGGCCGCATCTCTGTAAGTTCGCCAATTGCACGTGGGCTGATTGGTAAGATGGAAGGCGATGAAGTGACTATCTCGACACCCGGTGGTGAAAAGGTGTTTGAGATCGACCGCGTCGACTATCTATAA
- the glmM gene encoding phosphoglucosamine mutase: MSDQRRYFGTDGVRGKVGQYPITPDFVLKLGWAAGRVLAKQGTKKVIIGKDTRISGYMLESALEAGLAAAGLKAIFTGPMPTPAVAYLTQTFRAEAGIVISASHNPYYDNGIKFFSSEGTKLPDDIELAIEAELDKQIECVESAELGKASRLVDAAGRYIEFCKSTFPSKLSLAGLKIVVDCAHGATYHIAPNVFKELGADVIAMGVEPDGLNINDKVGATDVRALQQRVVDEQADLGLAFDGDGDRIIMVDELGNKVDGDQIAYIIARDALRRGELKGGVVGTLMTNLGMENGLKQLGIPFIRAAVGDRYVMEKLQEKGWLIGAENSGHVILLDKVTTGDAIVAALQVLASVVGSEMTLSELAKGMTLYPQVLENVRFSGDNNPLEAEAVIASVKEVEAELGDKGRVLLRKSGTEPLIRVMVEGEDAALVQTSALKIAEAVKVNC, translated from the coding sequence ATGTCTGATCAAAGACGTTATTTTGGTACTGACGGTGTACGTGGCAAAGTTGGCCAATATCCAATTACACCGGATTTCGTATTAAAGCTTGGCTGGGCGGCTGGACGAGTGCTGGCTAAGCAAGGCACTAAGAAAGTCATCATAGGTAAAGATACCCGTATTTCTGGCTACATGTTGGAGTCTGCGCTTGAGGCAGGCTTGGCAGCCGCTGGCTTGAAAGCCATTTTTACAGGACCAATGCCGACACCGGCGGTGGCGTATCTGACTCAAACTTTCCGCGCAGAAGCGGGAATTGTGATTTCTGCATCACATAACCCGTACTACGATAACGGCATTAAGTTCTTCTCATCCGAAGGCACCAAACTGCCAGATGATATCGAGTTGGCGATTGAAGCAGAGTTGGACAAACAGATTGAGTGCGTTGAATCGGCGGAGCTGGGTAAAGCCTCGCGTCTGGTCGATGCTGCTGGTCGCTATATCGAATTTTGTAAGAGCACATTTCCCTCCAAGCTGAGCCTGGCTGGATTAAAAATTGTGGTCGACTGTGCGCACGGCGCCACCTACCACATTGCACCGAATGTATTTAAAGAGCTGGGTGCCGATGTCATCGCAATGGGTGTTGAGCCTGATGGTCTGAACATCAACGATAAAGTGGGCGCGACGGATGTGCGTGCGCTGCAACAACGGGTTGTTGATGAACAAGCTGACCTTGGCCTTGCCTTTGACGGTGATGGTGACCGCATTATCATGGTTGATGAACTGGGTAATAAAGTCGATGGCGATCAGATTGCCTACATTATTGCTCGCGATGCGCTACGCCGTGGCGAGCTGAAAGGCGGCGTTGTCGGTACGTTGATGACCAATCTTGGTATGGAAAATGGTCTGAAACAGCTGGGTATTCCATTCATTCGGGCTGCGGTCGGTGACCGTTATGTCATGGAAAAACTGCAGGAAAAAGGTTGGCTGATTGGTGCTGAAAACTCAGGCCATGTTATTTTGCTGGATAAAGTCACTACAGGTGATGCCATTGTGGCGGCGCTGCAGGTGTTAGCCTCTGTGGTGGGGAGCGAAATGACGTTGAGTGAGCTGGCCAAAGGCATGACCCTTTATCCGCAAGTGCTGGAAAATGTACGTTTCAGTGGCGACAACAATCCTCTGGAAGCGGAAGCGGTGATTGCATCAGTTAAAGAAGTGGAAGCTGAGTTGGGTGATAAAGGACGTGTTCTGCTGCGTAAATCAGGCACAGAGCCTTTGATTCGCGTGATGGTTGAAGGTGAAGATGCTGCGCTGGTGCAAACATCTGCGTTGAAAATTGCTGAAGCGGTAAAAGTGAACTGCTAA
- a CDS encoding porin yields the protein MKKTLIALAVSAAAVATGVNAGELYNQDGTSLALGGRAEARLSLKDGKADDKTRVRINVLGKTQINDSLYGLGFYEAELTTNDGGDIDSDSDNLTSRYAYAGIGGNFGEVSYGKTEGSLGVITDFTDIMAYHGNSAADKLTVADRADNMIAYKGQFSDLALRATYRFADRSDDGSTFSDNKQDGYSLSAIYAIGDTGVKLGAGYADQDKANEYMLAASYTVSDFYFAGLFTDGEKQDSNRNKYDYTGYELAAAYTLNQTVFTTTYNNAETESETSADNLAVDATYYFKPNFRAYVSYNFNLIDKGDTIGTSTGKGTATKVDAEDEIALGLRYDF from the coding sequence ATGAAAAAGACTCTGATTGCTCTTGCGGTCTCAGCTGCAGCAGTGGCTACTGGCGTAAACGCTGGTGAACTATACAACCAAGATGGTACTTCTCTGGCGCTAGGCGGCCGTGCTGAAGCACGTCTGTCTCTGAAAGATGGCAAAGCAGACGACAAAACTCGTGTGCGTATCAACGTTCTGGGCAAAACTCAAATCAACGACAGCCTGTACGGTCTTGGTTTCTACGAAGCTGAACTGACTACTAACGATGGCGGCGATATCGACAGCGATAGCGATAACCTGACTAGTCGTTACGCATACGCTGGAATCGGCGGCAACTTCGGTGAAGTATCTTACGGTAAAACTGAAGGCTCACTGGGTGTAATCACTGACTTTACCGATATCATGGCTTACCACGGTAACTCTGCAGCAGACAAACTGACTGTTGCTGACCGTGCGGACAACATGATTGCATACAAAGGCCAGTTCTCTGACCTAGCTCTACGTGCAACTTACCGTTTTGCAGACCGTAGCGATGACGGTTCAACTTTCTCTGATAACAAACAAGATGGTTACTCTCTGTCTGCTATCTACGCAATCGGCGACACTGGCGTGAAACTAGGTGCTGGCTACGCTGACCAAGACAAAGCTAACGAATACATGCTAGCAGCGTCTTACACCGTTTCTGATTTCTACTTCGCAGGTCTGTTTACTGACGGTGAGAAACAAGATTCAAACCGCAACAAGTACGACTACACTGGTTACGAGCTAGCAGCAGCTTACACTCTGAACCAAACTGTATTCACTACTACTTACAACAACGCTGAAACTGAAAGTGAAACTTCTGCTGACAACCTGGCAGTAGACGCGACTTACTACTTCAAGCCTAACTTCCGTGCTTACGTATCGTACAACTTCAACCTGATTGACAAAGGCGATACTATCGGTACTTCAACTGGTAAAGGCACTGCAACTAAAGTTGACGCTGAAGACGAAATCGCACTGGGTCTGCGTTACGACTTCTAA